The Comamonas sp. GB3 AK4-5 genome includes a region encoding these proteins:
- the iscA gene encoding iron-sulfur cluster assembly protein IscA: MAITLTEAAARHVSRYLTRRGKGVGVRLGVKTTGCSGLAYKLEYVDEAEPEDMVFDSQGVKVLIDPKSLAYLDGTELDFVREGLNEGFKFRNPNERDRCGCGESFRI, encoded by the coding sequence ATGGCCATCACTCTGACTGAAGCCGCTGCCCGCCACGTCAGCCGCTATCTGACGCGGCGCGGCAAGGGTGTTGGCGTGCGCCTGGGGGTCAAGACCACGGGTTGCTCGGGCTTGGCATACAAGCTGGAGTATGTGGACGAAGCAGAGCCGGAAGACATGGTGTTCGACAGCCAGGGTGTGAAGGTGCTGATCGACCCCAAGAGCTTGGCCTATCTGGACGGAACCGAGCTGGATTTCGTGCGCGAAGGCCTGAACGAAGGCTTCAAGTTCCGCAACCCCAACGAGCGTGACCGTTGTGGCTGTGGCGAGAGCTTCCGCATCTAA
- the iscU gene encoding Fe-S cluster assembly scaffold IscU, which translates to MAYSDKVIDHYENPRNVGSFDKGDDSVGTGMVGAPACGDVMKLQIKVNPSTGVIEDARFKTYGCGSAIASSSLVTEWVKGKTLDEAAALKNSQIAEELALPPVKVHCSILAEDAIKAAVNDYRTKHTAPAEA; encoded by the coding sequence ATGGCTTACTCTGACAAAGTTATCGATCACTATGAAAACCCCCGCAACGTCGGCTCCTTCGACAAGGGCGACGACTCGGTGGGCACTGGCATGGTGGGCGCTCCCGCCTGCGGCGACGTGATGAAGCTGCAGATCAAGGTCAACCCTTCCACGGGTGTGATCGAAGACGCGCGCTTCAAGACCTATGGCTGCGGTTCTGCCATTGCTTCCTCGTCGCTGGTGACCGAATGGGTCAAGGGCAAGACGCTGGATGAAGCCGCTGCGCTGAAGAACAGCCAGATCGCTGAAGAGTTGGCCCTGCCTCCCGTCAAGGTGCACTGCTCCATCCTGGCGGAAGACGCCATCAAGGCAGCCGTCAACGACTACCGCACCAAGCACACGGCCCCTGCGGAAGCCTGA